Part of the bacterium genome, CCCCTGGTGGCGCTCGTCTGCTTCCTGGCCTGGTGGCGGCGGGGCCGCGACGCGGGCCGGCTCGGCTCGCCCGTGATCGAGTACGCCGCGCCCGACGGCCTCTCCCCCGCCGAGATCGGCGTCATCGCCGACGAGAAGGTCGACGCGCGCGACATCTCGGCCACCATCATCGACCTGGCCCGGCGCGGCTTCCTGCGCATCGAGCGGGCGCCGGCCGAGAAGGCGCGCGAGGACGACCGGATCACCTTCCACCGCGTCGGCAGCGCCGAGCCCGAGCGCGAGCACGAACAGCTCATGCTCGGGGCGCTGCTCGGGACGCACGACTCCCGCCGGCTCGACGAGCTCGAGGCCTTCCACGCCAACGTCGAGAGGATCGGCGACGCCGTGTACCGCAGCGTGGCCCGCCAGGGCTACTTCGCGGCCAATCCGGAGAGCGCGCGCAACGGGTTCCTCGCCGGGGGCGTCGTGCTGGTGCTGGGGTTGGCCGCCGTCGCGCTCGCGGCCCAGATCTACCTCTACGGGCGCGGGTTCGTGATCCCGGTGGGCGCCGCGACCGTGCTCTCGCTGCTGACGGTGTTCTTCACCAGCCGCACCATGCCGTGCCGCACGCCCAAGGGGCGGCGCCTGTGGCGGCGCGTGCGCGGCCTGGAAGAGGTGATCCGCAAGGCCGAGCTGCCCATGATCGAGATGGCCGACCGCGCCGACATCTTCGAGCGCCTGCTGCCCTGCGCCATCGCCCTCGGCCTCAGCAGGCGCTGGGCCGACGCCTTCGCCGACCTGGCCGCCGTGCCGCCCGCCTGGTACACCGACACCGCCGGCGGCTCGGGCCACACCACGTTCGCCACGCGCCTGACGACCCACCTCGACCAGTGGGAGCACTCCCTGTACCAGCCGCCGCGCACGTCGGGCGGCGGCGGCGGCGGTGGCGGCTGGTCGAGCGGCGGATTCTCGGGGGGCGGGTCGTCGGGCGGGGGGTTCGGCGGCGGCGGTGGAGGGTCGTGGTAGGAGCAGCGCCGGGAAGATAGCCCCGGTCCCACGCGGACCGGGGCTTCTCGTTTCCCTGCTAGCGGAACAGCGCCTTCACCGAGCCCCAGCTCATGTCTTCGACGGCCTTGCCCGCCGCGAAGCCGCCCGTCAGATCCTGGATCCCGATCAGCTCGAAGTAGGGGCGCGTGACGCCGTCGACCGTCGAGTCGCGGCCGGCCACGTACATCTTCACCTGGCCGTCGACGCGCAGGGTCGAAGCGCTGCCGCGGCTGAACAGCATCCGCGTTTCGAACAGGGCGAAGCGCGCATTCGGGATCGGGTCGGACGCCGGCGAGGTGGCCCATTCGCCGAGGCGGCTGAACAGGAGGAGGTCGATGGCGGCGAGGCCCGGCACGAGCTCGTCCTGGCTGTTGACGATGGCGTTGCCGCTGAACATCTTCTGCGCGATGTCGAGCTCCTCGGGCACGTCGAGCGTCGGTCCGACGTTGGGAAACTCCTCCTGCGTCGACGTCTGCAGGAGCATCACGTAGTCGGGGTGCAGCAGCGCGCCGTAGTGCTCCAGATCCATGCCCGTGTACGCATTGCGGAAGTTCTCGACCAGGCGGTCCTCGCTGTCGGGGAAGGCGAAGCGCTCGACGTAGACGCCGGTGACGACGCTGGTGTCATCGGGGGCGTTCGTGAAGTACGTGATGTCGGGCGACGGCGTGGTCCACCCGTCGACGTCGCCCCAGCGGACGCGGCAGGACCCGATGGCCACGTCGGTCAGGGTCGAGTCGCCGGCGCCGGCCCAGGACATGCCGAGGATGTGCTCGAGCACCCACGGCGCGCCGGCGGGCGGCCCGACCGTCTCGATGCGAACGGGCCCGGTGACGACATCGAAGACCCCGCGGATGGTGTCCGCCGCGCCGGCCGCGATGGTGACGTCCAACGTATCGGGGCCCGTGTTCGTGAAGTAGGGGGACTGCCGCCAGATGAACCGGTACTCGCCGGGGGCGATGTCCGTGAAGGTGTACGGGCCGCGTGCGCCGAAGTAGAAGCCGTCGCTGCGCGTCATGGTCCAGTCGACGCCGAGGCTGTCCGGCTCGGTGGCGATGACCAGGGTCGCCTCGCCGCACGGATCGATGCACGTGGCGCACTCCTCCTTGGTGCAGCCGGCGGCGAGGACGAGAGCGGTCAGGGCGAGGAGCCGGATGATCGTCGGAACTCGGGTCATGGTGGTTTTCCCCCTCGGATTCGGTGTCGTGGAACTCTACCTGTAGATGGCCTTGAGCGCGCCCCAGGCGGTGTCTTCGTCGGCCAGGGCGGCCTGGACCTCGATCTCGTACTGGGCGATCGGCGTGTCGCCGCCGAGGGGCGGCGCGTCGAGCCGCTGCGTGATGGTCAGGGTCGACGGGCCGACCTCGAAGAACGAAACCTCGACCGTGTACTCGTAGATGTTGCCCGGCCCGCCGCACGGGTCGGCCCAGCCGTTGGTCTTGCGGACGAGCAGGATGACCTCGGCCGCGTTGCCGGCGGACAGGACGCTGTAGCCTTCGCTCACGTAGCAGTCGCCGCTCTCCATCCAGCCCCGGATCTGCAGCTCGATGGGGACCCCGATCTGGGCGACCGCCGGCACCTCGTTCAGGACCTCCCAGCCGAACGACGGCGCGGCGCCGCACAGCAGCAGCAGCAGGATCGGAGGAAGAGTGGATCTCTTCATTGTGGTTCCCCCTTTGGGCCGCTCCGGGGCGGCTTCGTCATCTAGTAGAAGAGCGCCTTGATGGAGCCGAAGTTGGTTACCTCGACGCCCTTGAATCCCGTCTGGTCCTGGATGCCGACCAGTTCGTGATACGGCATCGAGGTGCCGCAGATGACCGTATCCCGGCTCGTGACATAGAACCTGAGCAGGCCGTCGACGCGCAGGGTCGAATCGGATCCCCGGTCGAAGAGGAAGCGGACCTCGAACGAGGCCGCGAGGACGCCTTCGATGAGGTCGCCGGGCAGCGTCGTCGTCCACGCCCCCCGCTGCTCGAACAGTTCGAAGTTGATGCTGCTGATGCCCGGCACCAGCTGGCCGGAACTGTTGGTGACCGCGTGGCCGCTGAACATCTTGGCCGCGATGTCCGTCTCCTCGGCCAGGTCGAGGGAGGTGCCGACGTCCGGGAACTCCTGGGTCGTCTCCGCCTGGAGGAACATCTCGAAATCGGGGTGGAGCAGACGGAGGTAGTCGTCGAAGTCCATCATCTCGTAGACGGACCGGTAGTTCTCCATGAGTTGGGTCGCCGATGCCGGGTGCGGCAGGACGGGCGAGTTGTTCACGCAGGGGTCGTCTGGCGGCGTGACGGGATCGTCCTCGCCGCAGCCGGCGACGAAGCCGGCCAGGAGCAGGGTGACGAACAGACAGGGGCGCGCGCGATCGCGCAGGCTGGGCAGAATCATGGGTCGGCGTCTTTCCGGGTCCGGATACGCATGTCATTCAGGGGTTGGAATGAATTAATGATATCAGATCGGGCCCGCCGTGCCAAGGGGGGGGCGACCATTTCGTCCTCGCCGCCCTGCAGCCCCCCGGACATCGCCGGCATCTGCCTAGTCACATCCGCAATCGGTCGCGTCGCGGTCAGTGGTGCGGACCAGGTCGACTCTGTCCGACCCCGTCCCCGCGGCGTCGGTTCGGCGCGAACTGAGGGAATCGCCATCCTGGCTCAGAACCAACAACGATTCCCTCACGAGTCCACTGTGATACTCCTCCGTCAAGAGGAGACCTCCGGATACCTGCCCGCATGAAAAGGTGTAGTAGCCGGACCCGTTGCGGTCTTCGGTACAGCACTGTCCGTCGCTCTTGAAATGCCAATAGTTGATTCCCGCCGGCCAAGGAACCGTATTGTCGTTGTCCGTGTAGCTGATCACCATCCAGGAACCGGCGAGTCGGGCGATCTCCTGCTGCCCATCTGGCGCCGCACCGTCATCGCTGCAGGCGCCGACACCGAACAAGGCAACCAACGCCGACAAGAGCAGAAGTCTGCCGCCCATTTCCGTCCCCCTTCAGGATGCGGACCCTTCACCTCGCTATCGAGGTTCGCCTATATCCGGTACTCGACGGGGTCCACGCAGGACCCGCGCGCCTGGTCGCCATTCGGGCAGGACCTGCCGGGCCCCCCCACTCCCGCCCCGCCTAACCTTCCCAGTACAGGCACAGCACCGAACCCACCGGCACGTCCTCGGCGGCTTTGGTCGACGACGTCAGGTCGGTGATCGCCCTGATGCGCCAGTCCTGCACGACCCCGGCGCCGGGATCGACGACGACCCGCAGCATGCCCCGTGAGCGCAGGACCGAGCTCTGCCAGCGCACCCAGATGAAGTCGACCTGGAAGAGCGCCGACTGCATGCCGGCCCATTCCTGGCCCGGCGGGATCGGCGTCCAGGCGCCCTGCTGGGTGAACATGGGCACGTCGATGGTGTCCATGCCGGGCAGGAGCAGGCCGGCGGCGTTGGTGAGCATGCCCTGGTGCAGCATCGAGGCCGTTACCTCGAGCACCAGGGCGCGGCTGAGCCGGCTGCCGAAGTCCGGGAACTGGTCGCTGGTCTCGGCGGTCAGAACGAACACGAAGTCGTCGGCCAGGACGTCGTTCAGCAGCCCGGGGGTTGTGTCGGCGAAGGCGGAAAGGAACGTGGTCATCAGCTCGGCCGTCGTGGCGAAAGTGGGGGCCGTGGAGCCGCCCCCGCCGCCGGGGGCGGTCGGGCCGTCGTCGCTGCTGCAGCCGGGGAGGGGGGCGGCGAGCAGGAGGAGCAGCAGGGTTGGGGCCCATGGGGGGAGGTGTGTGCGGATGGTTCGAATCAAGTTGGTTCCCTTTGGTTGTGTCTCGGAGAATGTGTATGGCTCACTCATTGCTGTCAACCAAACATGAGATCCACAAACCCCAGTTCCGAAAAGTGGGCTCCTCCCTTCTGCCCCAACGCCGATTGCGCGTTTCACGGTCATCGAGACCCGGCCTGGGCTTTCGTCCGGACCGGATACTACAGGCGACAAACCGATGAACGACGTATCCAGCGGTTTCGCTGCAGCGCTTGTCAGCGCAGTTTCAGCACCCAGACGTTCTCCATCGACTACTGGCAGAAGATCCCCGGACTGGAGGAAAGGATCCTCACCAAGACCGTCGGCTGCATGGCCAACCGCCAGATCGCCCGCGACCTCGGCGTCCACGTCGAAACCATCACCCGCC contains:
- a CDS encoding DUF2207 domain-containing protein yields the protein MLRTPTMLRCPLVAGLLLAAFLVAGPRPAAAGEVPWRIADYQVTIAPAADGTVFVSERIVADFGTNKRHGIYRAIPTRYDVAGHLYRIKVRLQGVVDANGRAYEVDQKTGGRDHTLRIGSASVIVTGRNEYVLTYTVRHAVLFDRDGAALHWNAIGHEWGVPTDRAGVRVVPPPGSGPDAMFVDAWTGSFGARGRSFTRRDEADGAVVFDVGALRPREGVTVSATFAPGVIAAPSAGDRAAKGVLDNFAYFMWPLVALVCFLAWWRRGRDAGRLGSPVIEYAAPDGLSPAEIGVIADEKVDARDISATIIDLARRGFLRIERAPAEKAREDDRITFHRVGSAEPEREHEQLMLGALLGTHDSRRLDELEAFHANVERIGDAVYRSVARQGYFAANPESARNGFLAGGVVLVLGLAAVALAAQIYLYGRGFVIPVGAATVLSLLTVFFTSRTMPCRTPKGRRLWRRVRGLEEVIRKAELPMIEMADRADIFERLLPCAIALGLSRRWADAFADLAAVPPAWYTDTAGGSGHTTFATRLTTHLDQWEHSLYQPPRTSGGGGGGGGWSSGGFSGGGSSGGGFGGGGGGSW